From Micromonospora nigra, one genomic window encodes:
- a CDS encoding GMC family oxidoreductase N-terminal domain-containing protein: MSATETTDVLIIGSGFGGAIPAYHLAAGGAKVTVLERGPWLRSDEFEHNFLLGSSYTRVFDFTVGDGMSVLGGNCVGGGSVVYFATMPRAPRFVFERHGSIGRRMWPAAISRDTLEPWYDRVAEALPITRTDWDTVPYAGGLFAAACRHAGRTANAAPSAIDVAQCTNCNWMMAGCRFDAKRSLLLNYLPAALAHGAEIRPLHEVQSISRTADGGYRVHYRVVDAEDYRILHDSGTIDARIVIVAAGAGATPVILQRSAATLGAMPHAVGRYFSGNGERLNTAVFDEDRVRDVLGLSRPDGSAYGAYQIGRGPTVASWDRLDGTLPEYERYSLEQLYFPPGLGTILAQVPGADDPAWFGVGKKEMLRRWQSWLTIFIMSEDDNEGVFGPPPETGNAARFSQQMLGHGPLRYRPTANTRRGWDLADADIKDILERDGLATVRPWTNDLVGAYTVHPLASCRIGDDPATSALDDRHELRGHPGIFVTDGSAVPGALTVNPASTIAALAERAIPGIVQAARDRGVDVRYGAPSPDGETAGRRAVMPRA; this comes from the coding sequence ATGAGCGCCACCGAGACCACCGACGTCCTGATCATCGGCAGCGGCTTCGGCGGTGCCATTCCCGCCTACCACCTGGCCGCCGGCGGCGCGAAGGTCACCGTCCTGGAACGGGGGCCCTGGCTGCGCAGCGACGAGTTCGAGCACAACTTCCTGCTCGGCTCGTCGTACACCCGGGTCTTCGACTTCACCGTGGGTGACGGCATGAGCGTGCTCGGCGGCAACTGCGTCGGCGGCGGCAGCGTCGTCTACTTCGCCACCATGCCCCGCGCCCCACGCTTCGTCTTCGAGCGCCACGGCAGCATCGGTCGGCGGATGTGGCCCGCCGCCATCAGCCGGGACACCCTGGAACCCTGGTACGACCGGGTTGCCGAGGCGCTGCCCATCACCCGCACCGATTGGGACACCGTCCCGTACGCCGGGGGTCTGTTCGCGGCGGCCTGCCGGCACGCCGGCCGCACCGCCAACGCGGCGCCCTCGGCGATCGACGTGGCCCAGTGCACCAACTGCAACTGGATGATGGCCGGCTGCCGGTTCGACGCCAAGCGCTCGTTGCTGTTGAACTACCTCCCGGCGGCGCTGGCCCACGGCGCGGAGATCCGCCCGCTGCACGAGGTGCAGAGCATCTCCCGCACCGCCGACGGCGGCTACCGGGTGCACTACCGGGTCGTCGACGCCGAGGACTACCGCATCCTGCACGACAGCGGAACCATCGACGCCCGGATCGTCATCGTCGCGGCCGGTGCCGGCGCCACCCCGGTGATCCTGCAACGTTCCGCCGCCACGCTGGGCGCGATGCCGCACGCCGTGGGCCGCTACTTCTCCGGCAACGGGGAACGGCTCAACACGGCGGTGTTCGATGAGGACCGGGTCCGCGACGTGCTCGGCCTCAGCCGGCCCGACGGGTCGGCCTACGGCGCGTACCAGATCGGGCGGGGACCGACCGTGGCCAGCTGGGACCGCCTCGACGGCACCCTGCCCGAGTACGAGCGGTACTCGCTGGAGCAGCTGTACTTCCCCCCGGGCCTCGGCACGATCCTCGCGCAGGTGCCCGGCGCCGACGACCCCGCCTGGTTCGGGGTCGGCAAGAAGGAGATGCTGCGCCGCTGGCAGTCGTGGCTCACCATCTTCATCATGTCCGAGGACGACAACGAGGGCGTGTTCGGTCCTCCGCCGGAGACCGGCAACGCCGCCCGGTTCTCCCAGCAGATGCTGGGCCACGGCCCGTTGCGCTACCGGCCCACCGCGAACACCCGGCGCGGTTGGGACCTCGCCGACGCCGACATCAAGGACATCCTGGAACGCGACGGCCTCGCGACGGTCCGGCCCTGGACCAACGACCTCGTCGGCGCGTACACGGTGCACCCGCTGGCGTCGTGCCGCATCGGCGACGACCCGGCCACGTCGGCGCTCGACGACCGGCACGAGCTGCGTGGGCACCCGGGCATCTTCGTCACCGACGGATCCGCCGTGCCCGGCGCGCTGACGGTCAACCCCGCGTCGACCATCGCGGCGCTGGCTGAGCGCGCGATACCCGGGATCGTGCAGGCCGCCCGGGACCGCGGCGTCGATGTACGGTACGGGGCGCCGTCGCCCGACGGGGAGACGGCGGGTCGGCGGGCCGTCATGCCCCGGGCCTGA
- a CDS encoding DUF5987 family protein gives MHPERNAAETERTLVLEAFADTIIPGEKRFPGDRSVAGAAPGGGAVAAGAVELIEHPAGGLAPALESMVVALNEHAAGYAAEHGVRLADDVPPFVALPFAHRAALVDLLTRPGHPEKDMWVGLALFSNMAYDSAAHLDTIDALAAGHPGLLAIGYAQPDSDQLWRFAPYSYGRQLAEPHPDTTSTGSPA, from the coding sequence GTGCACCCCGAAAGAAATGCGGCGGAAACTGAGCGCACGCTCGTACTCGAAGCATTCGCCGACACCATCATTCCCGGCGAGAAGCGTTTCCCCGGCGACCGCTCGGTCGCCGGGGCCGCCCCCGGTGGCGGCGCCGTCGCCGCCGGGGCGGTCGAGCTCATCGAACACCCCGCCGGAGGGCTCGCTCCGGCACTGGAGTCGATGGTGGTCGCCCTCAACGAGCATGCCGCGGGATACGCCGCCGAGCACGGCGTACGCCTCGCCGACGACGTGCCGCCCTTCGTGGCCCTGCCGTTCGCGCACCGGGCCGCGCTGGTCGACCTGCTGACCCGCCCCGGGCACCCGGAGAAGGACATGTGGGTGGGGCTCGCGCTGTTCAGCAACATGGCCTACGACAGCGCCGCGCACCTCGACACCATCGACGCCCTGGCCGCCGGGCACCCCGGACTGCTGGCCATCGGCTACGCCCAGCCCGACAGCGACCAGCTCTGGCGCTTCGCCCCGTACTCCTACGGGCGGCAGTTGGCCGAGCCGCACCCCGACACCACGAGCACCGGGAGCCCGGCATGA